TGCGGGTCTCCGTGGAGGACGGCCACCCCTACCGGCCGACCGCGCTGGAGGCCGACCACGGCCGCACCGGCGGGCGCGGACTGCTGCTGGTGCGCGAGATCGCCCGGGAGGCCGGCGGGGTCTGCGACGTCCAGCACACGGCGAGCGGCGGCAAGGTGATCTGGGCCGCCCTGCCGCTCACCCCCGCGTCGTAGCCGTCGTAGCCGTCGTAGCCGTCGTAGCCGTCGTAGCCGTCGTAGCCGTCGTGACCGCCGTGGGCCCCGTAGCCGTCGTAGCCGCCGTGGCCCCGGCGGGCCGGGCCCTACGGCCTCACCAGCCCGCCGGGCCGGTCAGCTCCCGGACCGCCGGACGGACCGCGTCCAGCACCGTCATGAACCACGCGGAGAACGGGTCGCGCGCGTGCCGCTCGGCCAGCTCCGCCGGGGAGACGAACGCGGTCGCGCCGACCTCCTCCGGATCGGGCCGCAGCGCCGACTGCACCAGGCCGACGAACAGGTGGTTGAACTCCTGCTCCACCAGGCCCGACGCCGGGTCCGGGTGGTTGTAGCGGACGGTGCCCGCCTCCGCGAGCAGCGTCGGCGAGACCCCCAGCTCCTCGTAGGTCCGCCGGGCCGCCGCCGCGAACGGCGACTCGCCGGGGTACGGATGACCGCAGCAGGTGTTGGACCACACGCCGGGGGAGTGGTACTTGCCCAGCGCCCGCTGCTGGAGCAGCAGCCGGCCCTGCTCGTCGAAGAGGAACACGGAGAAGGCGCGGTGCAACTGCCCCGGCGGCTGGTGCGCGGCGAGCTTCTCCGCGGTGCCGATCGTCACGCCGTCCTCGTCGACGAGTTCCAGCAAGATCGCGTCCGCGGTGCCGTTCGACGAGCTGTGCGTCGCGGTGGCAGGTGTGATCGGCATACCCATCCTTCGCATCGGTCCTCGAGCCCCAAGTCTGCCGCACGAAACCGGCACTCCCGGCACTTCCCGGCGTACCCGCATGTCCCGCGCCCGGGTGTGGACACGACCGGACACGGACGCTCAGCGCACGAGGGCCCGGTTACTGATCGTGCCCTGCCGGACACCGGCGGAACCGTCCGGGTCCCCCGGCGGACCGGCGCCCGGGACGGCGCTCAGTGGCACAGCCGCGCCTCGTGCTCGGCGTGCCCGCCGGGCTCCAGCTGGAAGGTGCAGTGCTCCACGTCGAAGTGGTGGCCGAGGCAGCCCTGCAACTCGTGCAACAGCTTTTCGTGACCGATGGCGCTCAGCACCTCGGAACTGACCACCACGTGCGCGGACAGTACCGGAAGGCCGGAGGTGATCGTCCAGGCGTGCAGATCATGGACGTCCTCGACGCCGTCCAGGGCCAGGATGTGCGCGCGCACCTCGTCCATGTCCACGTTCTTCGGGGCGGCCTCCAGCAGGACGTCCAGGGTCTCGCGCAGCAGCTTGACCGTGCGCGGCACGATCAGCAGGCCGATGGCGAGCGAGGCGACCGGGTCGGCGGCCTGCCAGCCGGTGAGCAGGATGACCGCGGCCGAGATCATGACGGCCAGCGAGCCGAGCGCGTCCGCGGCCACCTCCAGGAAGGCGCCCCGCACGTTCAGGCTCTCCTGCTGGCCCCGCATCAGCAGCGTCAGCGACACCGAGTTCGCCACCAGGCCGATCAGACCGAACACGATCATCAGCCCGCCGTGCGTCTCGGCGGGCGTCATGAACCGCTGCACCGCCTCGTACAGGACGTAGCCGCCGACGCCGAGCAGCAGCAGGCAGTTGGCCAGCGCGGCGAGGATCTCGGCGCGGGCGTAGCCGAAGGTGCGGTTGCCGCCCGCCGGCCGGTTCGCGAAGTGGATGGCGAGCAGCGCCATGCCCAGGCCCAGGGCGTCCGTCGCCATGTGCGCGGCGTCCGCGACCAGCGCGAGCGAGTCCGCGAGCACCCCGCCGACGATCTCCACCACCATGACGGCGAGCGTGATCGACAGCGCGACGCGCAGCGTGCCGCGGTGGGCGGCCGCCGCCGTACCGGCGGCGCCGTGCGTGTGCCCGTGGTCGTGACCGGCCCCCATAGCCTCTCCACCCTCCTGAGTTCCGTCCCGGATATCCGCCAGGAACCACAGTGAACTACGGGCGGGGGGTATGGGGCAACGCGGCACTGAACACCGTTGTCATGTGCCCTGACCTGCGTAAACGATCCGCAGGTCAGAACGTTTCGGCGGGGCGGCGCCCCGGCGCGCGGCCCGCGCGCCGCCGTCCGCGCCGCACTCCGCGCCGACGGGGCGAACGCCCGGATCCGGCGCGGAGTTTGTGACCCGCCCCCGGATCACCCATGATGATCGCGGCGCAGGCTGCGGCAGATGACGTCGATCGGCCCCCGAGCGGGCGGTGGACGCGGGCTTCCCGGCATCCGATAGCCTCTGCCGACATGCCGCCCGGCCGCCCTGCGGCGAGCGGCACCCCTCCACCATGCACATGACCGGCGCGCGCCGGCACCAGGGAGTGAGTTCGGTTGTCGACCGCCATCCTCACCGGTCAGCCGGTCCCCGGATCGTCGATCGAGGCCGATCTGCGGTCCCTCGGCTTCGACGTGCGGCACGCCGCCGACGCCGGTGACGCCGAGACACTCCTCGCCCGGGTGCCCGGCGGGGAACGCGTCGCCGTCGTGGACGCCCGCTTCGTCGGCCACACCCACGCCCTGCGCCTGGGACTGACCGACCCCCGCTTCCCGCTGGCCGCCGTCCCCGGCGCCGTCACCGCCCAGCCCGCCGCCCGGCCGGCCCTGACCCGCGCGCTGGCCCGGGAGGTCACCCCCGGCGGCGGCACCGCGCTCGCCGTGGACAGCGTCGCCGACCGTGCCGTCACCGCCCTGCACGCCGACGGCGCCGCCGTGCACCACCCCGAGCTCGGCCGCCTCGTCGCCGTCGTCCCCGCCGACCCGCAGGCCCGCAACGAGGCACGGCAGGCCGTCGCCGCCGTCGACGACGAGGCCGTCCGTCTGAAGTCGGCCGTCAAGGCCCGCGACGGCTTCTTCACCACGTTCTTCATCAGCCCGTACTCGCGCTACCTCGCCCGCTGGTGCGCCCGCCGCGGCCTGACGCCCAATCAGGTCACCACCGCCTCGCTGCTCACCGCGCTCATAGCGGCCGGCTGCGCCGCCACCGGCACCCGCGGCGGCTTCGTCGCCGCCGGCGTGCTCCTGATCGCCTCGTTCGTCCTGGACTGCACCGACGGCCAGCTCGCCCGCTACTCGCTCCAGTACTCCACCCTCGGCGCCTGGCTCGACGCCACCTTCGACCGGGCCAAGGAGTACGCCTACTACGCCGGGCTCGCCCTCGGCGCGGCCCGCGGCGGCGACGACGTGTGGGCGCTCGCCCTGGGCGCGATGGTGCTCCAGACCTGCCGGCACGTCGTCGACTTCTCCTTCAACGAGGCGAACCACGACGCCACCGCCAACACCAGCCCCACCGCCGCCCTCTCCGACCGGCTCGACAGCGTCGGCTGGACGGTGTGGCTGCGCCGGATGATCGTGCTGCCCATCGGCGAACGCTGGGCCATGATCGCGGTGCTCACCGCCGCGACCACCCCCCGCATCACCCTGTACGCGCTGCTCGTCGGCTGCGCCTTCGCCGCCGCGTACACCACCGCCGGCCGTCTGCTGCGCTCGGTGACCCGCCGGGCCACCCGCACCGACCGTGCCGCGCAGGCGCTGGCCGACCTCGCCGACAGCGGCCCGCTCACCGAGGGCCTGGCCCGCCTCTTCGCCCGGCCCGCCCGCCGGCTGCCCGGCATCGCCGCGCCCGCCGTGGCCCTCGTCGGCGGCCTCGCCGTCGTCGCCACCGCGGCCCTCACCGACTTCGGCGGCCCCTGGCCGGTCGCCGGCGCGCTCTGCTACGTCCTCACCTCGGCGCTCGCCGTCGCCCGCCCCCTCAAGGGCGCCCTCGACTGGCTGGTCCCGCCGTTCTTCCGCGCCGCCGAGTACGGCACCGTGCTGGCCCTGGCCGCCCGCGCCGATGCGCGCGGAGCCCTTCCGGCGGCGTTCGGGCTGGTGGCGGCCGTCGCCTACCATCACTACGACACGGTGTACCGCATCCGCGGCGACGCCGGAGCGCCGCCGCGCCGCCTGGTGCGCGCCGTCGGGGGACAGGAGGGGCGGACCCTGCTCGTCGCCGTACTGGCGGCGCTGCTCACCGCCGCGCAGTTCAAGGCCGCGCTCACGGCCGTCGCCGTGCTCGTCGCCGTGGTGGTGCTCGCCGAGAGCATCCGCTTCTGGGTCACCGCCCACAAGGACGGTGCGCCCGCCGTACACGATGAAGGAGAACCCGCATGATCGGCCTCGTGCTGGCGGCCGGCGCCGGACGGCGTCTGCGCCCCTACACCGACACCCTGCCCAAGGCGCTGGTGCCGGTCGGGCCCGCGGGCATAGAGGACGGCTCCGACGGGCTCACCGTCCTCGACCTCACCCTCGCCAACTTCGCCGAGATCGGTCTGACCGAGGCCGGGATCATCGTCGGCTACCGCAAGGAGGCCGTCCACGAGCGCAAGGCGGCCCTGGAGCGGAAGTACGGCCTGAAGCTCACCCTCATCGACAACGACAAGGCCGAGGAGTGGAACAACGCCTACTCCCTGTGGTGCGGCCGTGACGCCCTCAGGGACGGCGTGATCCTCGCCAACGGCGACACCGTCCACCCCGTCTCCGTCGAGAAGACCCTGCTCGCGGCCCGCGGCGACGGCAAGCGGATCATCCTCGCCCTGGACACCGTCAAGACGCTGGCCGACGAGGAGATGAAGGTCGTCGCCGACCCGTCCACCGGGGTGCGCCGGATCACCAAGCTGATGGACCCGGCCGAGGCCACCGGCGAGTACATCGGCGTCACCCTCATCGAGGGCGAGGCCGCCGCCGACCTGGCCGACGCGCTGAGGACCACCTTCGAGCGCGACCCGCAGCTGTACTACGAGGACGGCTACCAGGAGCTGGTCGACCGCGGCTTCCGGATCGACGTGGCGCCCATCGGCGAGGTCGACTGGGTCGAGATCGACAACCACGACGACCTCGCCCGGGGACGGGAGATCGCGTGCCGCTACTGACCCGGCTGATCCCCTCGCCGGTCGCGGTGGACATCCGGCCCGGCGCCCTCGACGACCTGGCCGGTGTCCTCGCCGACGAACGCATCTCGCACTCCGGGCGGCTCGCCGTCGCCGTCAGCGGCGGCTCCGGCGCCCGGCTGCGCGAGCGGATCGCCCCGACCCTGCCCGGTGCCACCTGGTACGAGGTCGGCGGCGGCAGCCTGGACGACGCGATCCGGCTGGCCGGCGAGATGAAGAGCGGCCACTACGACGCCGTGGTGGGCCTGGGCGGCGGCAAGATCATCGACTGCGCCAAGTTCGCCGCCGCGCGCGTCGGCCTTCCGCTGGTCGCCGTGCCGACCAACCTCGCGCACGACGGCCTGTGCTCCCCGGTCGCCACCCTGGACAACGACGCGGGCCGCGGCTCCTACGGCGTGCCCAACCCGATCGCCGTCGTCATCGACCTGGACGTCATCCGCGCGGCCCCGGCCCG
The sequence above is drawn from the Streptomyces sp. SAT1 genome and encodes:
- the idi gene encoding isopentenyl-diphosphate Delta-isomerase; the protein is MPITPATATHSSSNGTADAILLELVDEDGVTIGTAEKLAAHQPPGQLHRAFSVFLFDEQGRLLLQQRALGKYHSPGVWSNTCCGHPYPGESPFAAAARRTYEELGVSPTLLAEAGTVRYNHPDPASGLVEQEFNHLFVGLVQSALRPDPEEVGATAFVSPAELAERHARDPFSAWFMTVLDAVRPAVRELTGPAGW
- a CDS encoding DUF5941 domain-containing protein — encoded protein: MSTAILTGQPVPGSSIEADLRSLGFDVRHAADAGDAETLLARVPGGERVAVVDARFVGHTHALRLGLTDPRFPLAAVPGAVTAQPAARPALTRALAREVTPGGGTALAVDSVADRAVTALHADGAAVHHPELGRLVAVVPADPQARNEARQAVAAVDDEAVRLKSAVKARDGFFTTFFISPYSRYLARWCARRGLTPNQVTTASLLTALIAAGCAATGTRGGFVAAGVLLIASFVLDCTDGQLARYSLQYSTLGAWLDATFDRAKEYAYYAGLALGAARGGDDVWALALGAMVLQTCRHVVDFSFNEANHDATANTSPTAALSDRLDSVGWTVWLRRMIVLPIGERWAMIAVLTAATTPRITLYALLVGCAFAAAYTTAGRLLRSVTRRATRTDRAAQALADLADSGPLTEGLARLFARPARRLPGIAAPAVALVGGLAVVATAALTDFGGPWPVAGALCYVLTSALAVARPLKGALDWLVPPFFRAAEYGTVLALAARADARGALPAAFGLVAAVAYHHYDTVYRIRGDAGAPPRRLVRAVGGQEGRTLLVAVLAALLTAAQFKAALTAVAVLVAVVVLAESIRFWVTAHKDGAPAVHDEGEPA
- a CDS encoding phosphocholine cytidylyltransferase family protein, producing the protein MIGLVLAAGAGRRLRPYTDTLPKALVPVGPAGIEDGSDGLTVLDLTLANFAEIGLTEAGIIVGYRKEAVHERKAALERKYGLKLTLIDNDKAEEWNNAYSLWCGRDALRDGVILANGDTVHPVSVEKTLLAARGDGKRIILALDTVKTLADEEMKVVADPSTGVRRITKLMDPAEATGEYIGVTLIEGEAAADLADALRTTFERDPQLYYEDGYQELVDRGFRIDVAPIGEVDWVEIDNHDDLARGREIACRY
- a CDS encoding cation diffusion facilitator family transporter; amino-acid sequence: MGAGHDHGHTHGAAGTAAAAHRGTLRVALSITLAVMVVEIVGGVLADSLALVADAAHMATDALGLGMALLAIHFANRPAGGNRTFGYARAEILAALANCLLLLGVGGYVLYEAVQRFMTPAETHGGLMIVFGLIGLVANSVSLTLLMRGQQESLNVRGAFLEVAADALGSLAVMISAAVILLTGWQAADPVASLAIGLLIVPRTVKLLRETLDVLLEAAPKNVDMDEVRAHILALDGVEDVHDLHAWTITSGLPVLSAHVVVSSEVLSAIGHEKLLHELQGCLGHHFDVEHCTFQLEPGGHAEHEARLCH